A genomic region of Parachlamydia acanthamoebae contains the following coding sequences:
- a CDS encoding HEAT repeat domain-containing protein: MKCIFFALALCLYSSQILSSQEWSEDIIVKRIHAHLVLNDTDEACSEALQGIQAFPHSIPIHKAYIHALSAKGDEKEILAIWKAYQQLAPDRDSRQISEEIAWGVIHKGAASSSPIIRVISLLAAFFSQDARGVSLLARHFNDSNAFIRRAIVELSANMRDDILCKNILLVLRQEKNWKVYQEAIQAAGEMKIFDAKPDLIKILTDDKSMLEEKISAAIALSTMVESISHEQLHELVRSNRVGLRLLACQLVYRWSLIDELDEMLYLTTDSHAQVRAIALQVLGLLGRTEKYREQTIRSALRLVNDRDPEVVIPAAWILVLTEHPQGEIVFKQLLKNPEQEIQVKAAGALSSTGKYGIPLLQYALRRDNAPFVRLNAALGLIHQQIDVEKACAILEEGLKEHPERWMWEEFGVFKALAASTIKHDEDIPCYPESVDQSTRLEILNILAIMESPKAQEAIKHFLKEKRWGVSGMASILLLTEGDEEALSIIETLIDDPDPQIHIQAALILALWGRGEKAINTLQAAYPQASRDLKEKILEGLGRVGSETSIPFLIEQLEEPFQSLRIIAASSLLQCLYH, encoded by the coding sequence ATGAAATGCATCTTCTTTGCATTAGCACTTTGTTTGTATTCCAGCCAAATACTCTCTTCGCAAGAATGGAGCGAAGACATCATTGTTAAGCGCATCCACGCTCATTTAGTTTTAAATGATACTGATGAAGCCTGTTCTGAAGCCCTACAAGGGATTCAGGCTTTTCCCCATTCAATCCCCATTCATAAAGCTTATATCCATGCGCTGTCAGCAAAAGGGGATGAAAAGGAGATATTGGCGATTTGGAAAGCCTACCAGCAATTGGCACCTGATCGAGATTCAAGACAAATTTCAGAAGAAATTGCTTGGGGAGTTATTCACAAAGGAGCTGCGTCATCATCACCCATTATAAGAGTGATTTCGCTTCTTGCCGCCTTTTTCAGTCAAGATGCCCGAGGAGTAAGTCTGCTGGCCCGCCATTTTAATGATTCAAATGCATTTATTCGAAGAGCCATCGTTGAGTTATCAGCCAATATGCGCGACGATATCCTGTGTAAAAATATTCTGTTGGTTCTCAGACAGGAAAAAAACTGGAAAGTCTATCAAGAAGCCATTCAAGCAGCAGGGGAGATGAAAATTTTCGATGCAAAGCCAGATCTCATCAAGATTTTGACAGATGATAAAAGCATGCTGGAAGAAAAAATATCTGCAGCCATCGCTCTTTCAACCATGGTGGAATCCATCTCGCATGAGCAATTACATGAACTCGTGCGAAGCAATCGGGTTGGATTGCGCTTGCTTGCCTGCCAGCTGGTCTATCGATGGTCTCTCATCGATGAGCTCGACGAAATGCTATACCTGACAACAGATTCACATGCACAAGTACGCGCAATCGCTTTGCAAGTATTAGGATTATTAGGACGAACAGAAAAATATCGTGAACAAACCATCCGCAGTGCATTGCGATTGGTGAATGATCGAGATCCTGAAGTGGTGATACCAGCCGCTTGGATTTTGGTGTTGACAGAACATCCACAGGGAGAAATTGTTTTTAAGCAGTTATTAAAGAATCCTGAGCAAGAAATTCAGGTGAAAGCAGCAGGAGCATTATCCTCGACAGGCAAATATGGAATTCCTCTCCTTCAATATGCTTTAAGGAGAGATAATGCTCCATTTGTCAGACTCAATGCAGCGTTAGGGCTTATCCATCAGCAAATTGACGTTGAGAAAGCCTGTGCGATCTTAGAAGAAGGCTTGAAGGAACACCCTGAAAGATGGATGTGGGAAGAATTTGGGGTATTTAAAGCTTTAGCAGCAAGTACAATCAAACACGATGAAGACATTCCATGCTACCCTGAAAGCGTAGATCAATCCACCCGCTTAGAGATTCTAAATATTTTGGCCATTATGGAATCCCCAAAAGCACAAGAAGCCATCAAACATTTCTTAAAAGAAAAGCGATGGGGTGTATCGGGGATGGCATCCATCCTGCTTTTGACAGAAGGTGACGAAGAAGCATTATCCATCATTGAAACCTTAATTGATGATCCAGATCCCCAAATCCACATTCAAGCCGCCTTAATCTTAGCCCTATGGGGAAGAGGGGAGAAAGCGATCAATACCCTGCAAGCAGCCTATCCGCAGGCATCGCGCGATCTGAAAGAAAAAATCTTGGAAGGATTGGGAAGAGTTGGATCCGAGACATCCATTCCCTTTTTGATCGAGCAATTGGAAGAGCCTTTTCAATCATTGCGGATCATTGCGGCATCTTCTCTTTTACAATGCCTATACCATTAA
- a CDS encoding isochorismatase family protein: MQNFKLARHQTGLLVIDVQERLYPYIERSCEVLHAMLQVVEGFKILNMPILVTEQYPKGLGQTVAKLKNALPQDQTIVEKTAFSCANEQSFLDFANQHKISQWILIGIEAHICVLQTAKDLLSKNHEIVVLNDAISSRSIYNFSTAIAEMRDCGARISCVETVLFELLQDAAAPEFKQISQLVK, translated from the coding sequence ATGCAAAATTTTAAGCTCGCGCGCCATCAAACAGGATTGTTAGTCATTGATGTTCAAGAACGTTTGTACCCTTATATCGAACGCTCATGCGAAGTTTTACATGCCATGCTGCAAGTTGTAGAAGGATTTAAAATCTTAAACATGCCCATTTTGGTGACAGAGCAATATCCAAAGGGCTTAGGACAAACCGTTGCAAAGCTAAAAAATGCCTTGCCACAGGACCAAACTATCGTTGAAAAGACAGCTTTTTCGTGTGCAAATGAGCAGTCATTTTTGGATTTTGCTAATCAGCATAAAATTTCTCAATGGATTCTAATTGGAATAGAAGCCCACATTTGTGTCTTGCAAACGGCAAAAGACTTACTTTCTAAGAATCATGAAATTGTCGTGTTGAATGACGCCATTTCTTCACGATCCATCTACAATTTTTCCACAGCCATTGCAGAAATGCGTGATTGCGGAGCGCGGATCAGCTGTGTCGAAACTGTCTTGTTTGAGCTATTACAAGATGCCGCAGCACCTGAATTTAAGCAAATTAGTCAGCTTGTGAAATGA
- a CDS encoding histidine triad nucleotide-binding protein: MTIFAKIINGELPCDKVFENERIIAFKDIHPSAPVHLLIVPKKEIPDLQSVTAEDLPLIGEVVQVAQQLAVQFDILEGYRLLTNNGPLAGQTIFHLHFHLIGGRQLGHLA; the protein is encoded by the coding sequence ATGACCATATTTGCGAAAATCATTAATGGCGAATTGCCTTGTGATAAAGTATTTGAAAATGAAAGAATCATCGCTTTTAAGGATATCCATCCGTCAGCTCCTGTTCATTTATTAATTGTTCCGAAAAAAGAAATCCCTGATTTGCAATCAGTCACTGCGGAAGATCTTCCTTTAATTGGAGAGGTTGTGCAAGTGGCCCAGCAATTAGCCGTACAATTCGATATTCTAGAAGGATACCGGTTATTAACAAATAATGGCCCATTAGCTGGGCAAACAATCTTTCATTTACACTTTCATTTGATTGGCGGACGTCAATTAGGTCATTTGGCATAA
- a CDS encoding RHS repeat-associated core domain-containing protein — translation MNRLIRLLLPLFLTVFPLFSEEFKEVKLLPKSNEDYETRVTQANFSGVPNAFVGGMVNAVTGDLALYEVDLVIPGPTPITFERSYSSSFNKNGTLELGWNLNHLTRIKKQQGNAVTLNEGQGALTVFQRRQENDEKFYVSKQSIDQGMTNCGKGEISGRTNTKNTYLTRSKLKEGGIRHYRLYDGSGLHHLYKKLDHSHNINYLLKRTTFPNGNLLYYDYNKDHEIAYCSLKSGTQHLTGFGFTYEKYDIHCRTNVNLDDGRHIHYLFYKINGEWCLKKVDRPDGLSLHYEYQNGKYDRFPRISRRWLSFTRYTDIHYWMKNDPVSDGKVLKSHDRQRFRVKSLAEPVGADDQPIQTYRFQYYLNAENLGGRTEVFDVNSSKTIYYYNEFQRLTALDYYGDRSDPYRKERLYWGKDADAGNVIAQTISGPENAFSIIHSFNYDSAGNPIEEAFHGNLTGKNTISPNIGSDGKTIKNGCESHTIYRTFSNDRFNLKLSETEGPQKNVYIYYKDKDLLKTKFSYDNSTLKSRNFYEYNSRGFLTREIIDDATTDTKNDLTNATQRIIREFSERTQAPFGLTEEEKLIYTDPNGNEICVKRIRNLHNSIGKLYEQHHYDIGDNLRYRLHWEYDARGNIIRAVNANGEETLRQYDELNQLVYEQGPNKAFHVEYSYDCVGRLTSATTVDHSTNQRYIIRHQYDKRGNRISSTDWYGNQTHYEYDRFDRLVKTTHPSIPSANGQLFRPEERIEYNALGHITKITNGNGYSIDQKNTIRGKPFEINYPDGSSERMTYNLDGTLQETIDKNGMTTRYSHDYQKRPIQIEYIASTGESLGIHTKEYSAFHLIREIDAEGHVTSYEYDRLGRPKAVIKADAAIYNTYDALGRKDTVKTFYGDTSGDYTLEVFEYDSKDRIVAERTEDDQGNILRKQTYVYDASGNKLQVSTYSDAGVGTTYFTYDFNNQPTKIVDPDNNITLINYRYDYRDAYNMVVPYSESIDPQGNVTISIGNARGKTAKIQKKNGMGQVIQERDFFYDGAGQLIQTQEKVFKLDAYDRQVVTQWTYDPIGQMTSCIEAVGTPEQKTTCHAYNNCSQKVVTYKPDGNQIAYAYDAKGRLATVTSTDQTISYAYTYNLNDIPILVEDLIHQTQSQKTYDSNNNLIEEILGNGIKLSYAYDRQGRLLATTLPDQSSIVYMYNAVDLLAVKRLSSSGEKQYEQTYQYDLGGNLREKQLPFNLGTVTQSYDLLNRHRSIQSSYFSELDVQYDSVGNLTSQLFKDPIGETPCKYSYDHLYQLSREDSVSSHTYQHDSLLNRFTKDEQIFDYNSLNQLLGDKLGAYTYDRNGNLAEKYDQKYAYDAWDRLISVTTENNRFTYVYDDLNRRLCKEAARWDPFTNEWTAEEKQYFLYQGENEIGSCDADYNMQELRVLGSGRGAEIGASIALEIGGETYIPLCNFAGNTQVLLNTSGEPVDIYRYTAFGEEVTLDASGATKNPTTAWRFSSKRYDPETGFIYFGRRYYDPKIARWITADPLSFDAGPNLYAYVNNSPLTHIDLYGLWGFDWADDRHERKTRDRITTNVTNYSKSRERSEEQVVAHSKGGISAFETLFPSSEPVQNYDLTDRVNPDTSHVAICCMFGVNTTLANAKENLGHIGKGDNTEKFSGLHNPTRGLLLDGVEYLLGLGGYKTEPVQALHNRWNAYFAIAKQDEFFLMIGHSQGVLHIRNGLNTYNKILRQRIYVVGIAPGAYVDPNTCAKVVHYRVPSYRDGVPRVDILGAIRAKDTIVDIQSHPDAAFFDHSFRSPSYKKVLKHHVATFINSGYKDI, via the coding sequence ATGAATCGATTAATTCGCTTACTTCTTCCCTTATTTCTCACTGTATTTCCTCTCTTTTCGGAAGAATTTAAAGAGGTAAAACTTCTTCCAAAATCAAATGAAGATTATGAAACACGTGTGACGCAAGCCAATTTTTCAGGTGTCCCCAATGCTTTTGTGGGAGGAATGGTCAATGCGGTTACAGGGGATTTGGCCTTATATGAAGTTGATTTAGTTATTCCAGGCCCCACCCCCATAACGTTTGAACGCTCATACAGCAGTTCCTTTAATAAAAATGGAACCCTTGAATTAGGTTGGAATCTCAACCACTTAACTCGCATAAAAAAGCAACAAGGAAATGCCGTCACTTTAAATGAGGGACAAGGGGCCTTAACGGTATTCCAACGCAGACAAGAAAATGATGAAAAATTCTATGTCTCAAAGCAATCGATCGATCAAGGAATGACAAATTGTGGAAAAGGAGAGATTAGCGGGCGCACGAATACAAAAAATACATATTTAACCCGTAGTAAACTTAAAGAGGGAGGAATCAGACACTACAGGCTTTATGATGGCTCAGGATTACACCATCTCTACAAGAAACTCGATCATTCTCATAATATCAATTACCTCCTAAAACGCACCACTTTTCCAAATGGAAATCTTCTATACTACGATTACAACAAAGACCATGAAATTGCATATTGCTCCCTAAAAAGTGGCACCCAACACTTAACAGGTTTTGGCTTTACCTATGAAAAATACGATATCCACTGTCGCACTAATGTAAACCTAGACGATGGACGCCACATTCATTACCTGTTTTACAAAATTAATGGAGAGTGGTGTTTAAAGAAAGTGGATCGGCCAGATGGCTTAAGTTTGCATTATGAATACCAGAATGGGAAATATGATCGCTTTCCACGTATTAGCAGAAGATGGCTATCATTCACGCGTTATACGGATATCCATTACTGGATGAAAAATGACCCCGTCAGCGACGGCAAAGTTCTTAAGTCGCATGACCGTCAAAGATTTCGTGTAAAATCCCTTGCAGAGCCTGTGGGAGCTGATGATCAACCCATCCAAACCTATCGCTTTCAATATTACCTTAACGCAGAAAACCTAGGTGGACGAACCGAAGTTTTTGACGTTAACTCTAGCAAAACCATTTATTATTACAATGAATTTCAACGTCTTACAGCTCTCGACTACTACGGAGATCGCTCGGATCCCTATCGAAAAGAAAGATTATACTGGGGAAAAGACGCCGACGCAGGAAATGTGATTGCTCAGACCATCTCAGGACCAGAAAATGCATTTAGCATCATCCACTCATTTAATTACGACTCCGCAGGCAACCCCATTGAAGAAGCCTTCCACGGAAATTTAACAGGAAAAAATACGATTTCGCCAAATATTGGAAGCGATGGAAAAACTATAAAAAATGGATGTGAATCTCACACCATTTACCGAACCTTCAGTAATGATCGGTTTAATTTAAAGCTATCCGAAACCGAAGGCCCCCAAAAAAACGTTTATATTTATTACAAAGATAAAGACTTACTCAAAACCAAATTTTCCTATGACAACTCCACTCTTAAATCACGCAATTTCTATGAATATAATAGCCGTGGCTTTTTGACTCGAGAAATTATCGATGACGCCACAACAGATACTAAAAATGATCTAACCAACGCAACACAACGCATTATTCGTGAGTTTTCCGAAAGAACCCAAGCTCCATTTGGTCTCACAGAAGAAGAAAAACTCATTTACACTGATCCCAATGGGAATGAAATTTGTGTAAAAAGAATTCGTAATCTCCATAACTCCATCGGAAAACTCTATGAACAACATCATTATGACATTGGAGACAACTTACGTTATCGCTTGCATTGGGAATATGATGCACGCGGAAATATCATTCGAGCCGTCAATGCAAACGGAGAAGAAACATTACGCCAATATGATGAACTCAATCAACTAGTCTATGAACAAGGTCCAAATAAGGCCTTCCACGTGGAATACTCTTACGATTGTGTGGGCAGACTAACTTCGGCTACAACCGTCGATCACAGCACCAATCAACGCTATATCATTAGGCATCAATATGATAAGCGAGGCAATCGCATCTCATCCACAGACTGGTATGGGAATCAAACCCATTATGAATACGATCGATTTGATCGCCTTGTCAAAACAACCCATCCCTCAATTCCTTCTGCTAATGGACAGCTATTTAGGCCTGAAGAAAGGATCGAGTACAATGCCTTAGGTCATATCACTAAAATAACGAATGGCAACGGATACTCTATCGATCAAAAAAATACCATCAGAGGCAAGCCCTTTGAGATCAATTATCCCGACGGTTCCTCTGAGAGGATGACCTACAATTTAGATGGAACCCTTCAAGAAACTATCGATAAAAATGGGATGACCACCCGTTATAGCCATGATTATCAAAAACGTCCCATCCAAATCGAATACATTGCCTCCACAGGAGAAAGCCTCGGCATTCATACCAAAGAATACTCTGCCTTTCACCTGATTCGGGAAATCGATGCGGAAGGCCACGTCACTTCCTACGAATATGATCGTTTAGGACGCCCTAAAGCCGTCATAAAAGCAGATGCAGCGATTTACAACACTTATGATGCTCTTGGAAGAAAAGATACCGTAAAAACATTTTACGGAGACACCTCAGGCGATTATACATTAGAAGTTTTTGAATATGATTCAAAAGATCGTATCGTTGCAGAAAGGACAGAAGATGATCAAGGAAATATCCTGCGCAAACAAACCTATGTTTATGATGCCAGCGGCAATAAATTACAAGTCAGCACCTATTCAGATGCCGGTGTGGGAACAACATATTTCACTTATGATTTTAATAATCAGCCCACAAAAATCGTCGATCCGGACAACAACATCACCTTGATCAATTATCGATATGACTATCGAGATGCTTATAACATGGTCGTCCCCTATTCTGAATCAATTGATCCTCAAGGAAATGTCACCATTAGCATAGGCAATGCGCGTGGAAAGACTGCCAAAATTCAGAAAAAGAATGGAATGGGTCAAGTCATTCAGGAAAGAGATTTTTTCTATGACGGTGCCGGACAGCTCATCCAGACACAAGAAAAAGTCTTTAAGCTAGATGCGTATGATAGACAAGTCGTAACGCAATGGACCTATGATCCGATCGGTCAAATGACAAGCTGCATAGAAGCTGTCGGAACTCCAGAGCAAAAAACCACCTGCCATGCTTACAATAACTGCAGCCAGAAAGTCGTCACATACAAGCCAGATGGAAATCAAATCGCCTATGCCTACGATGCCAAAGGCCGCTTAGCAACAGTCACATCAACAGACCAAACCATCAGCTATGCCTACACTTACAATTTGAATGATATCCCCATTTTGGTAGAGGATTTAATTCATCAAACGCAAAGTCAAAAAACCTATGACAGTAACAACAATCTCATTGAAGAAATACTAGGCAATGGAATCAAACTCTCGTACGCGTACGATCGACAAGGAAGACTTCTGGCAACCACCTTGCCAGATCAAAGCTCAATCGTCTATATGTATAATGCCGTTGATCTCCTTGCAGTCAAAAGGCTCTCATCATCAGGAGAAAAGCAATACGAGCAAACCTATCAATATGATTTAGGCGGAAATCTTAGGGAAAAGCAACTCCCCTTCAATTTAGGAACCGTTACGCAAAGTTACGACTTGCTCAATCGACATCGCTCGATACAGTCCTCTTATTTTAGTGAGCTAGATGTTCAGTACGATTCCGTAGGAAATTTGACCTCACAGCTGTTTAAAGATCCCATAGGTGAAACTCCATGTAAATACAGCTATGATCACCTTTACCAACTTAGCCGTGAAGATTCCGTTTCTTCACATACCTATCAACATGACTCGCTCTTAAATCGATTTACAAAAGACGAACAAATCTTTGATTATAATTCTCTAAATCAACTCTTAGGCGACAAATTGGGTGCTTATACCTACGATCGCAATGGCAATCTAGCCGAGAAGTATGATCAAAAATATGCCTACGATGCTTGGGATCGCTTAATTTCTGTCACGACGGAAAATAACCGATTTACCTATGTGTACGATGACTTAAATAGACGCCTTTGTAAAGAAGCCGCACGATGGGATCCCTTCACAAATGAATGGACAGCCGAGGAAAAGCAATATTTTCTCTACCAAGGGGAAAATGAGATCGGTTCTTGTGATGCAGATTACAACATGCAGGAATTACGCGTCCTTGGAAGTGGTAGAGGGGCAGAAATTGGAGCTTCCATTGCATTAGAAATCGGAGGAGAAACCTACATTCCCCTTTGTAATTTCGCAGGAAATACGCAAGTCTTGCTGAATACTTCAGGAGAACCCGTCGACATCTATCGCTATACGGCTTTTGGAGAAGAAGTCACTCTAGATGCATCCGGTGCTACGAAAAACCCAACTACGGCCTGGCGATTCAGCTCTAAACGATATGACCCTGAGACTGGTTTCATATATTTTGGGAGACGTTACTACGATCCTAAGATAGCAAGATGGATCACCGCTGACCCTCTTAGCTTCGATGCAGGACCCAATCTCTACGCATATGTCAATAATAGCCCGCTCACACATATTGATCTCTACGGTCTGTGGGGATTTGATTGGGCTGACGATCGACATGAGCGAAAAACGCGCGATAGAATTACCACAAATGTTACTAATTATAGTAAGTCCAGAGAAAGAAGTGAAGAACAAGTAGTAGCTCATTCAAAAGGTGGTATTTCCGCATTTGAAACACTCTTTCCTAGTAGTGAGCCTGTTCAAAATTATGATTTGACCGATAGGGTTAATCCAGATACTTCTCATGTCGCAATATGTTGCATGTTTGGTGTTAATACAACGCTTGCAAATGCAAAAGAAAATTTAGGTCATATTGGAAAAGGAGACAATACTGAAAAATTTTCTGGTCTTCATAACCCAACCAGAGGATTGCTATTGGATGGAGTTGAATACTTATTAGGATTAGGCGGCTATAAAACAGAACCTGTACAAGCTCTTCACAATAGATGGAATGCTTACTTTGCTATAGCTAAGCAAGATGAATTTTTTTTAATGATTGGCCATAGTCAAGGAGTACTGCATATTCGCAATGGATTAAACACATATAACAAAATCCTACGTCAACGTATATATGTTGTTGGAATTGCGCCAGGAGCATATGTGGATCCCAATACTTGTGCTAAAGTTGTGCATTATAGAGTGCCATCCTACAGAGATGGAGTACCAAGAGTCGATATTCTCGGAGCTATACGAGCCAAGGATACCATAGTAGATATCCAATCTCACCCTGATGCCGCATTCTTTGATCATAGCTTCAGGAGTCCTTCTTATAAAAAAGTTTTGAAACACCATGTAGCCACCTTCATTAACTCAGGATATAAAGATATATGA
- a CDS encoding MYG1 family protein — protein MEDQKAPRSLGTHDGTFHADEVTACALLLLFDLIDSDKILRTRSLDQLSRCEYVCDVGGIYDPAQKLFDHHQVQYQGMMSSAGMILLYLKDQGILKTNEYQFFNHALILGVDASDNGNDPQIQGLCTYSHVVSNFTPIEHNASPDVQNKAFFEALEFAFGHLKRLWERYCYTQSCRQVVEETMNKYSECLIFEKGIPWLEIFFELDGVNHPAKFVIMPSGSHWKLRGIPPNYEDRMNVRFPLPQEWAGLIDEELKKISGIDGAIFCHKGRFISVWETREDALNALDYTLHKEKRML, from the coding sequence ATGGAAGATCAAAAAGCGCCAAGAAGCTTAGGAACTCACGACGGAACATTTCATGCAGATGAGGTGACGGCGTGCGCGCTGCTCTTGCTTTTTGATTTAATCGATTCAGATAAAATTCTGCGAACCCGTTCTCTCGATCAACTCTCTCGCTGTGAATACGTTTGTGATGTGGGCGGCATTTATGATCCCGCACAAAAGTTATTCGACCATCATCAAGTCCAATATCAAGGAATGATGAGTAGTGCGGGGATGATTTTACTCTATTTAAAAGATCAGGGAATCCTCAAAACCAACGAATACCAATTTTTTAACCATGCTTTGATTCTGGGCGTCGATGCTTCCGATAATGGAAATGACCCACAAATTCAAGGCTTATGCACCTATTCACACGTCGTCTCGAATTTTACTCCTATCGAACATAACGCTTCTCCAGACGTACAAAATAAAGCCTTCTTTGAAGCGTTGGAGTTTGCTTTCGGACATTTGAAACGATTGTGGGAAAGGTATTGTTACACACAATCTTGCAGACAAGTGGTTGAAGAAACCATGAATAAATACTCTGAGTGCTTGATCTTCGAAAAAGGGATTCCATGGCTAGAGATTTTTTTCGAACTCGATGGAGTTAATCATCCCGCCAAGTTTGTAATCATGCCTTCTGGAAGCCATTGGAAATTACGCGGTATTCCACCAAACTATGAAGATAGGATGAATGTGCGTTTTCCTTTACCACAAGAATGGGCTGGGTTGATTGATGAAGAGCTTAAGAAAATTTCCGGAATCGATGGGGCTATTTTTTGCCACAAAGGTCGTTTTATTTCTGTTTGGGAAACACGTGAAGATGCACTAAATGCTTTGGATTATACTCTTCACAAAGAAAAAAGGATGTTATGA